A stretch of the Planctomycetota bacterium genome encodes the following:
- the lepA gene encoding translation elongation factor 4 has protein sequence MDRQIRNFSIIAHIDHGKSTLADRLLQATRAVSDREAKAQQLDSMDLERERGITIKASAVTVQHDRAGTPFMLNFIDTPGHVDFGYEVSRALKACEGAILVVDASQGVEAQTIVNAYLAVAQDLEIIPVLNKIDLPGARPDEVAMEVEQALGLPAEDCLRVSAKSGVGIPELLDAICERLPAPRDPVVEETRALIFDAVYDDYRGVIVYVRVFDGTLRVGDKIRMMGLGRTFQVTELGKYTPKPTKTKELGAGETGYLIAAIKTLGDVRVGDTITSDLHPAAEALEGYEPPRQMVFCDFYPATSEKKGNDFENLRDAVERLSLNDASFTFQPVHSEALGFGYRCGFLGLLHMDIIQERLEREGGVEVVQTAPTVSYLVDIRTKGSGEGGGRETVEVHNPADLPDPSMILDIREPICKVDIMTPKEYIGDIMTLCLGRRGVYKNQQFISDTRELLTFEVPLAEIIYDFYDKLKSMTSGYATMDYEVQEYRADKLVKVDILINGEPVQALALIAHKERSEQRGRQLLLKLRKQIPRHQFEIPLQATIGGKIIARETIKGFRKDVTAKCYGGDVTRKRKLLEAQKKGKERMKSVGSVSIPQEAFMAVLDTGEE, from the coding sequence ATGGACCGCCAGATCCGAAACTTCTCCATCATCGCCCACATCGACCACGGCAAGAGCACCCTGGCCGACCGGCTGCTGCAGGCCACCCGCGCGGTTAGCGACCGCGAGGCCAAGGCCCAGCAGCTCGACTCGATGGACCTCGAGCGCGAGCGGGGCATCACCATCAAGGCGTCGGCGGTCACCGTGCAGCACGACCGGGCCGGTACGCCCTTCATGCTCAACTTCATCGATACGCCGGGCCACGTCGACTTCGGCTACGAGGTCAGCCGCGCCCTCAAGGCCTGCGAGGGCGCCATCCTCGTCGTCGATGCGAGCCAGGGCGTCGAGGCCCAGACCATCGTCAACGCCTACCTCGCCGTCGCCCAGGACCTCGAGATCATCCCCGTCCTCAACAAGATCGACCTGCCCGGCGCACGGCCCGACGAGGTCGCCATGGAGGTCGAGCAGGCCCTGGGGCTGCCGGCCGAGGACTGCCTCCGCGTGAGCGCCAAGTCGGGCGTGGGCATCCCCGAGCTGCTCGATGCGATCTGCGAGCGGCTGCCCGCGCCGCGGGACCCGGTCGTCGAAGAGACGCGCGCCCTCATCTTCGATGCCGTCTACGACGACTACCGCGGCGTCATCGTCTACGTCCGCGTCTTCGACGGCACCCTCCGCGTCGGCGACAAGATCCGCATGATGGGCCTCGGCCGGACCTTCCAGGTCACCGAGCTCGGCAAGTACACCCCCAAGCCCACCAAGACCAAGGAGCTCGGCGCGGGCGAGACCGGCTACCTCATCGCCGCCATCAAGACCCTCGGCGACGTCCGCGTCGGCGACACCATCACCAGCGATCTGCACCCCGCCGCCGAAGCGCTCGAGGGCTACGAGCCGCCCCGCCAGATGGTCTTCTGCGACTTCTACCCCGCCACCAGCGAGAAGAAGGGCAACGACTTCGAGAACCTCCGCGATGCCGTCGAGCGGCTCAGCCTCAACGACGCCAGCTTCACCTTCCAGCCCGTGCACTCCGAGGCGCTGGGCTTCGGCTACCGCTGCGGCTTCCTGGGCCTGCTGCACATGGACATCATCCAGGAGCGGCTCGAGCGCGAGGGCGGCGTCGAGGTCGTCCAGACCGCGCCCACCGTGTCCTACCTCGTCGACATCCGCACGAAGGGCTCCGGCGAAGGAGGCGGGCGCGAGACCGTCGAGGTGCACAACCCCGCCGACCTGCCCGACCCCTCGATGATCCTCGACATCCGCGAGCCCATATGCAAGGTCGACATCATGACGCCGAAGGAGTACATCGGCGACATCATGACCCTGTGCCTGGGCCGCCGCGGCGTCTACAAGAACCAGCAGTTCATCAGCGACACCCGCGAGCTCTTGACCTTCGAGGTGCCCCTCGCCGAGATCATCTACGACTTCTACGACAAGCTCAAGAGCATGACCAGCGGCTACGCCACCATGGACTACGAGGTCCAGGAGTACCGCGCCGACAAGCTCGTCAAGGTCGACATCCTCATCAACGGCGAGCCCGTGCAGGCCCTCGCGCTCATCGCCCACAAGGAGCGGAGCGAGCAGCGTGGCCGCCAGCTGCTCCTCAAGCTCCGCAAGCAGATCCCCCGCCACCAGTTCGAGATCCCGCTGCAGGCCACCATCGGCGGCAAGATCATCGCCCGCGAGACCATCAAGGGCTTCCGCAAGGACGTCACCGCCAAGTGCTACGGCGGCGACGTCACCCGCAAGCGCAAGCTGCTCGAGGCCCAGAAGAAGGGCAAGGAACGCATGAAGAGCGTCGGCAGCGTCAGCATCCCCCAAGAGGCGTTCATGGCGGTGCTGGATACGGGGGAGGAGTAG